A DNA window from Triticum aestivum cultivar Chinese Spring unplaced genomic scaffold, IWGSC CS RefSeq v2.1 scaffold143107, whole genome shotgun sequence contains the following coding sequences:
- the LOC123172945 gene encoding L-type lectin-domain containing receptor kinase IX.1-like, which produces MGSRRRPTPTTLVLVLLLHLYYAPRWAFSLSFSLNFSDPSAGSWVDLDGDAYIAPPRLELTKNVLSSVGRASYRHKVPLWNGATGEMASFATNFSFRIMPEKAGLNGTGGDGMAFFLAHFPSEIPPSSKGGGLGLLPAFTNGTGRTRVVAVEFDTLRNSHYADINGNHVGIDISSVNSVASTDTTTRPGRNLTSSYVMVATVRYHNESRMLAVDLLIDGALYQVNATVDLSRCLPEEVAVGFSAATGDASELHQILSWSFSSTLPPLPTRNNHKKLVIVLLSVLVPFLLLLVCAAVVLRRRHKKMRANKDSQERCVNRADLERGVAAGGPRRYTYHELVVATKHFAEEEKLGRGGFGSVYRGHLTLTPATAGHRAVAVKMLSAESSAQGRKEFEAEVRIISRLKHRNLVQLLGWCDSRKGLLLVYELVTEGSLDRHLYSKGGRYLTWPQRYKIILGLGSALHYLHGEWEQCIVHGDIKPSNIMLDSSMSTKLGDFGLARLVDHDTGLLQTTKAVLGTVGYIDPEFVNTRRPCTESDVYSFGVVLLEIVSGRRPVMETAGKSFTLVRWVWGLYGRNVILDAVDERLRGDEANDRWMVRVLVVGLWCAHPDRSKRPSVAQAMHVLQSDEVRLPALALQMWTVPDPTSSSGPYEAFSLDSSTCTSSCARSSLVNTDDASLSSGSSSTALLRHSKGLAN; this is translated from the coding sequence ATGGGCTCCCGCCGTCGTCCTACTCCTACCACCTTAGTCCTGGTGCTGCTGCTACACCTCTACTACGCGCCGCGCTGGGCCTTCTCGCTCTCCTTCAGCCTCAACTTTTCCGACCCCAGCGCCGGCTCGTGGGTCGACCTGGATGGCGATGCATACATCGCTCCGCCGAGGCTCGAGCTGACGAAAAACGTCCTGAGCAGCGTCGGCCGGGCGTCGTACCGACACAAAGTACCGCTGTGGAACGGCGCCACCGGCGAGATGGCCAGCTTCGCCACCAACTTCTCCTTCCGAATCATGCCGGAGAAGGCCGGCCTGAATGGGACAGGAGGCGACGGGATGGCCTTCTTCCTTGCGCATTTCCCTTCGGAGATCCCGCCCAGCAGCAAaggcggcggcctcggcctcctcccggCCTTCACCAACGGGACGGGCCGCACCCGGGTCGTGGCCGTGGAGTTCGACACTCTCCGCAACTCGCACTATGCCGACATCAACGGCAACCATGTCGGCATCGACATCAGCTCCGTCAACTCCGTGGCGTCCACAGACACGACGACGAGGCCGGGCAGGAACCTCACGTCATCCTATGTTATGGTGGCCACCGTGAGGTACCATAACGAGTCCCGGATGCTGGCCGTTGATCTCCTCATCGACGGTGCCTTGTACCAGGTCAATGCAACCGTCGATCTCAGCAGATGCTTACCGGAGGAGGTTGCTGTCGGCTTCTCCGCCGCGACCGGCGACGCCTCCGAGCTGCACCAAATACTGTCATGGTCATTTAGCTCCACTCTACCTCCTCTTCCGACTAGGAACAACCACAAAAAGTTAGTAATTGTCCTACTATCTGTGCTAGTCCCATTTCTCCTTTTATTAGTATGTGCGGCCGTGGTGCTACGGCGGCGACACAAGAAAATGAGAGCAAATAAGGACAGCCAAGAACGGTGTGTCAACAGAGCTGACCTCGAGAGAGGTGTGGCTGCTGGCGGTCCCAGACGGTACACCTACCACGAGCTGGTTGTGGCAACGAAACACTTCGCGGAGGAGGAGAAGCTCGGACGAGGCGGCTTCGGTAGCGTTTACCGCGGTCACCTCACGCTCACACCCGCAACCGCCGGCCATCGTGCGGTGGCGGTAAAGATGTTGTCGGCGGAGTCGTCGGCGCAGGGGAGGAAGGAGTTTGAGGCCGAGGTGAGGATCATCAGCAGACTGAAGCATCGGAACCTTGTGCAACTGTTGGGTTGGTGCGACAGCCGCAAGGGTCTTCTGCTCGTCTACGAGCTCGTCACAGAGGGCAGCCTAGACAGGCACCTCTACAGCAAGGGCGGCAGGTACCTGACATGGCCACAGAGGTACAAGATAATCCTTGGCTTGGGATCGGCGCTACACTACCTCCATGGAGAGTGGGAGCAGTGCATCGTGCACGGCGACATTAAGCCCAGCAACATCATGCTTGACTCGTCCATGAGCACCAAGCTCGGGGACTTCGGTTTAGCCAGGCTCGTGGACCACGACACGGGGTTGCTGCAGACCACCAAGGCCGTGCTCGGCACCGTCGGCTACATCGACCCGGAGTTCGTCAACACGCGTCGGCCGTGCACCGAGTCGGACGTTTACAGCTTCGGTGTCGTCCTCTTGGAGATCGTATCCGGCCGGCGGCCGGTGATGGAGACCGCGGGGAAATCCTTCACACTGGTCAGGTGGGTGTGGGGCCTGTACGGCAGGAACGTGATCCTCGACGCGGTGGATGAGCGGCTGAGGGGTGACGAGGCCAACGACCGGTGGATGGTGCGGGTGCTCGTCGTTGGGCTCTGGTGCGCGCACCCGGACCGGAGCAAGCGGCCGTCTGTTGCCCAGGCCATGCACGTCCTGCAGTCCGACGAGGTGAGGCTACCAGCGCTCGCGCTGCAGATGTGGACTGTGCCGGACCCCACATCATCCTCTGGCCCATATGAAGCCTTCTCCCTTGATAGCTCCACGTGCACCTCCAGTTGTGCTCGCTCTTCTTTGGTCAACACCGACGACGCCAGTCTTTCTTCAGGGTCGTCCTCAACTGCATTGCTACGACATTCCAAGGGCCTAGCTAACTGA